The DNA region CCCGTCTATACTTCACACTTCACACCCCTATAGTGTAGTTGCTTTGAGGTAATAACACTTGCGCAGCTAAGCTTTTTAAGTTTGGAAAGCTAGTCTAATAGGGGCCAAGATGATAGAGGAAGCCGCAAAACTGATAGCTCACTCGAGGTTTTTAATAGCCTTCACAGGGGCAGGCATAAGTGCTGAAAGTGGAATACCAACTTTTAGGGGAAATGGTGGGCTTTGGGAGAACTACAAAGTTGAAGAGGTAGCAACGCCTGAAGCCTTTAAGAGGAATCCCAAGCTTGTTTGGGAGTTTTATAAAATGCGAATGCGGAAGATGCGAAAAGCGAAGCCCAACAAAGCTCATATTGCCTTGGCAGAACTTGAAAATAAGGGAATCCTTAAAGGAGTCATCACCCAGAACATAGATGACCTCCACAGAGAAGCAGGGAGTAAAAACGTAATAGAACTTCACGGCAACATTTACCGTGTTAAGTGCACTTCCTGTGATTACAAGGAGAACTTAAAGGAAAGCGGTCGATTGGATGAGTTTTTGGATGAGGATGAGCTGCCTAAATGTCCCAAGTGCGGCTCTCTTTTGAGACCCGATGTGGTGTGGTTTGGAGAGCCCCTGCCTGAGACTGCTTTAAATAACGCGTTTAACCTAGCGAGGCGAGTTGATATCTGTTTGGTTATAGGTACGAGTGGTCAAGTTTTTCCAGCAGCTTACATTCCGTACATAGTTAAGGACAATAAAGGAAGTATCATAGAAATTAATCCTCATGAGAGCGGCATAACTCCAATAGCGGACATCTTTTTGAGGGGAAGAGCAGGAGAAGTCATGGAAGAACTTTTAAGGAAGATTTGGGAGTGTCTGGACAAGTGTTAGAGGTGATTAAATGATACTTCTGATAGGTTTTGATAAGGGCGAAGTTAAAGCACTTAGGGATACTCTAAACGAGTATCGTATCTATGAAATTCCTGAGTATTGTAGAGACTGGGTGCTTCAGGAGATAGTTGAAAAAGCCGAGAAGCTTGAGGGGAGCGGCAACTGGCATGTGAGAAAGTTCTTTTTAATGCATGGGCTAAAAGATACTCAAGTTAGGGAAGCTTTAGAAAAGGTAAAGGCTTTAAAAATGGGCAGGATAATTTTTGCGACTACGACACCAACATCACTTACTTGGACGCTGGAGGACTTGATGAGGGAGCTGATTAAAGAGGATGAACACTTCCGGGAGCTTGAAAAGAGGAAAGCCAGTAGGGTCTATCTAGATTTGAATATAGGGAAGGATTAAATATCATTAAGATAAAAGTAAGTTGGGGAGAAGTATGATCAAAGTAGTGCTCTTTGATTTGGATGACACTTTGGTGGATACAACTAAACTGGCGGAGAGGGCTAGGCGAAACGCCGTAGAAAATATGGTTAAGCATGGATTACCTGTTGATTTTGAAACCGCTTATAATGAGCTTTTAGACTTGATTAACGAATACGGAAGCAACTTTTCTCGTCATTTCGATTATCTTTTGAGGCGTTTGGATTTGTCCTACAATCCTAAGTGGGTAGCTGCTGGGGTTATTGGCTATCACAACACAAAGTTTACGCAGCTGAAGGATGTGAAGAATGCGAAAAAAGCCCTAATAAAGCTGAGCTCAATGGGACTCAGGCTTGGGATAGTGACGGATGGAGATCCAATAAAGCAGTGGGAAAAAATTTTGCGGCTTGAACTTGAAGACTTTTTTGAACACGTCATTATATCTGACTTTGAAGGTGTTAAAAAGCCCCATCCAAAGATATACCAAAAGGCGCTAAAGCTCTTTGGCGTTGAGCCAGAAGAGGCCGTTATGGTTGGCGATAGGCTCTATTCTGACATATATGGAGCCAAAAACGTTGGGATGCACACCGTTTGGTTCCGCTACGGTAAGAGGAAAAACTCCGATCTGGACTACAGAGAATATGCGGACTTTGAGATTCACGATTTGCTTGAGCTTCCAAAGCTCTTGGAGGGGCTCAGAAATGAGGAAAGTTCAAATAAGGAAGTTCATGCTCATAGATAGTGCATACAAAAGCAAGATACTCAAGGGTAAGAAAACCACTACAATACGGTTCGGCAAATACGAAGCAAAGCCCGGCAACGAGATTTACATTGTAGTTAGGCCCAGCGATACTGCAATAGCTAAAGCAAAGATTAAAGGAATAACACGGAAAAAAGTTGGAGAGCTCACAAATGAAGACGCCAAAAAGGACGGCTTCAGCGATGTTAGGGAGTTAATGAGAGCATTGAACAAAATTTACGGCGAGTTGCACAAGGACGATGAGGTGAGCATAATAGAGTTTGAGCTCATAAAGCCTCTCGAAGGAATTCCCTTGAAGCTTTTGAAAGGGCTCAACTACAAAGAGCCGGATGAAGTTGCAAAGCTCTATGTGGAAAGTGGCGTGAGCGCTTCTAGAGATGTTGATTTGATAGTCAAGCACATTTACGAAAATGGCCTTAAAAGCGCCCTAAAGCGCTACGGCCCAATGAGAGTTAAAAAAGCTGTTTTAGATGCATATCACAAGCTCTATGCTGAGGGGATTATTTGACTATTTGCTTATGTGATTGCGTGATTATTTAGTTATTTTTGGTCATATCAGACAGGAATCCGCTCATCATCGCTGAGCTCAGGATAGTGGCCATCATCATACTTTTGAGAATGCTATTTTTAGATTTAATAAACCTTGTGATGGGTCTGTAGAACAGGATAAAGAACGGGGAGGTGCTTTAAGGTGTGGCGAGCACCTCCCCTGCGTCAGATAATACCGACGTCATCACCCATCAGACTGGGCAAGGGTCGTCATCCGCTGGACTAAGCTAATCTTGAGGGCTTAAAAGGTTTGGGGCTGTAGTTTCTTCAGCATTTCTTGGTGCTCTTTAAGTTAATCCCTCTGCTTTTTACAAATGGGGGTTTGTAGAACTTCCAATGCACTGAAACTGGCTAATTTTTTGAGTTTTGTCTACTCTTTCAGCCAAAATGTTGAATAAGGGGGAACTTGAGGGGCACGGATAATGTCAGAAAAGAACCAGAATTGTGCCCCCCAGAGCAAGATTTAAAAATTCCTCTCCATAGGTTATTTTCGAGGTGGTGTAGTGATGAAGGGTATAATCCTAAACTACGCCAGGGGAAAGCACAACCAAAGAAATCACCACATGCTGATAGAGATTGAGGGAGTGAAGAGCAGAGAAGAAGCCTCTCGCTTCATTGGAAGAAAAGTTATTTGGAAGAGCAAGACTGGGAAAAAGATTATGGGCAAAATAGTAAAGCCCCATGGTGAGAAAGGCGTCGTTAGGGCGCGCTTTGATATTGGGCTTCCAGGTCAAGCTCTGGGCGATGAGGTTCTCATAAGGTGAGCCTCTTGCTTTTCGTTTCTTGAACTTCACTTTTTTCTAGAGGAAGTTTACTCTGGGGACACGAAGGAGGTTAGAAAAGGCAGAGTTGTCCGGATGGATAAGCTTAAAAGAAGATTATTGAACCTTTTATCGGTGGGTGCCTTGGAGTTTAAAGAGGTGAGAGAGGGCAAAGCTAAAATTTTGGTGCCGAAAGCCGAGCGCATTTATGATGCTCCCGTTTTCTACAATCCGGTTATGGCGTTTAATAGGGATTTGAGTGTTTTAGCACTTCGTGTTTTAGAACCTAAAGAAGCGTTGGATGCTCTCAGCGCGACAGGTGTTAGGGGGATTCGCTATGCCCTTGAGACCCCCGTGAGAGAGGTCTGGATGAATGATATAAATCCTGAGGCCTTCAATCTAATCGTTGAGAACATTAAGCTGAATTTTGATGGAGCTCTCGAAGTAAAAGAAAAAAAGGCTATTTTAGAGGGAGATAAAAGACTCATATCAACCAACAAAGATGCCAATCTATTAATGGACGAAGCATTTAGGTATTTCGACTTCGTAGATTTAGACCCCTTTGGCTCTCCAATGCCATTTTTGGATGCTTCACTTAGAGCTGTCAAGAGAAAGGGCTTTTTGGGCATTACAGCAACAGATACGGGTGTTCTCTGCGGGGCATATAAAAATGCATGCCTTAGGAAGTACAATGCGAGACCTTTAAGGGGTGAGCTGTGCCACGAAACCGGACTGAGAATTTTAATCGGCGCTGTGGCGAGGTATATTGGAAAGTACGACCTTGGATTTAGAGTTCTCTTCGCTTACTACAAAGATCACTACTTTAGAGTGTTCCTAAAGCTCGAGGACGGTGCTAAGAAGGGTGATGAGACTGTAGAAAAGCTTGGCTATGTTTATTTCGACCAAAAAACTGGCAAATTTGAAGTTGAGAATGCCTTTTTGCCCAGCCGTAAAGGCGCTTACGGCCCATTGTGGCTTGGCGAACTTAAAGATGAGAAGTTCGTGGAGGCGCTCTATAATGAGGCCCAAAAAGCCGAGCTCGCTAAAAAGCGCAAGGTATTAGAGTGTTTGGAGAGGGTTAGGGGAGAGCTCGACGTACCGCTGTTCTATGAGCTCTCGATGGTGGCAAAGAGGAACAAGCTCGAAGTCAGAAAGCCAGACCTCATAGTTGAAGCGCTCGAGGAGAGGGGCTTTTTAGCGAGCAGGACACATATCTCACCCACGGGCATAAAAACAAACGCAGGGCTCAGCGATGTGGTTGATGTTCTCAGGTCTCTACAGTGAAGCTTCCCATTTTCTCAAGCTCTCTTTCAAAGCTTTTCTAACGGCCTTTCCTATATTGATGCCCAATTTGGTGGCGGTTCCAGCCCATTCTATCTCCCCTTCATTAGCGAAAACCCCTATACCGTCGCTTGTAGTGCCCGTAGCTTCATAGCCGAGCTTTAGGAGTGTGTATGTTTTCGCCTCTGTTGCAGTCATTATGGCGTTTGCCAAAGCTCCAACAGTTAGGCCTTCATTTATGACGAGGGCTATGTTTATGGTCCTACTTACGAACTTCGGCGGCTCTTCTCCTGCTATGGCCGGGTTGGTAATCCCAGCGGTGACGTAAGCCTCAACGCTTCCTATTTTGGCAGCGCTTAGAACTTTAGGAATCTCTGCTGCGGTCATAAAGCCCACGAAGTTATTTAATCCATTTTTCCGCTCAAATTCAAGGCAGTCCTTTTTATAATCGCCGTCGTAGTTTTTGTGGACGTGCATGAAGAAGAAGCCTTTAGCTTTAAACAGGCCGCCGTTGTGCGGAGCATTGCTTAGGGCGAGCATCTCCTCATCAAAGGAGTGAATGTAGTGCATCTGTATTCCTCCAATTCACTGTTTGATATTCCACTAATAACTTGCTTAAAGTTAAGTTCTATGCAAAAATTTTCTATTTTCGGAATCCTTATTAAATATTTTTAATAAACTGTTTTTGTGATGCCTATGGATCCAATGGAAAAGATTTTCGATGAGATGGCTAAGAACCCTAAAATGAAGAAAAAGCTCAAAATAAAAGCCGCTTTCTCGCTGCTCCTGCTTGTGCTGTTCTTTGGTGTGATATTCATAACGGTGGGCACCATACTGGCCACTAAGAACGGCAGCTTCCTCGGATTGACCAAGCTTCAGTTTATGGAGCTCAGGAGCAAGTATGGAATAATGATGATGGTACTAATAACCATCCACCTCATGATGAACTGGAAAATCTTCACCAAAGAGCTCAAAATACTCTTCAGCTGATTTAAATTTTCCAGCTTCTAGTTGAAGCTAAAAATATAAAGTTTGAGGACTAAAGCTCCATCAGCCTCTCATAGAGCTCATCAACTTTCTTTGCAACATCTTCGACTGTGAAGCCTTTCTTCACCGCGAGCCAGACAGCACCTCCAGCGCCGACTCCTTCTTTAACGTAGCCCCTCTCGTAGTCTTGGAGTCCTTTAAACCTGCTCCTTGAGAAGTCAAGCTCCGCATAATAGTAGGCAATCCCAATCCCCTTTGCGGTCTCCTTAAACGTGGAGCTCTCATCGTTGGCAACCCACTTCGTGGTTGCAATCATAAACCTGCCTAAGTCTTCGCCTAAAGCCTTTAACAATGCAGATATTGAGAGCATTTGAGTTCCACCAGCTAAAACCACTTCGCCTTTAAATTCCTGAGAAATCCCTATTACAGTTGCCATCATTGGGTCTCCAAACTCTTCCAAAGCACTAAGAGGTTCGTTAGCTAAATCCCCCTTATTTATGCCAGCTCTCTTGAAGCCTTCTTCAATCACCTGTGCCTTAAGGTTTTGAGGATTGTTTGGAGCTGCTGATGAAGTCTTTGCTTCATAGCCAAGAGCCCATAAAATGGCTTGAGCTGTGGTCGTTCCTCCTGGTGTGGACTCTCCGATGACTACCTCTTTCAAGCCGAGCTTATTAAGTTGTTCTCCAAAGAGCCTAGCCTTCTCAATGATTTCCCTCGCTTCAGGCAGGGCTTTCTCCTTTCTAAAGTCCCTCCCTACAACATCGCTTATATGCACGTACGGAACGAGAGGTGCTAAATAAGTTCCGCCTCTAACGATAATTATTGGAAAATCAGCCAACTCCTTTGCAGCTTTAGTGATTATAGCTGGCGTTGGGTGCCCTTCGGGAGTAACTGGTATCACATCAATGATTTTAGGCTTTTCGTGGAAAAGGTACTCTGCATCAGCTGGGGGCGTTAGCTTTGTTAGCTCAGGAGTTGCTCCGGCAACGCTTATTCCAGGTATTGTAGAAACCTCTGTATTGCCCAAAACTACGAGCATCATAAATACCACCGTTGGCAATTTTATCCAATAGACTTATATACCCTTCGCCCTTTACCATTGGTGGATAAATAATCCAAGGTGGTAATATGAGAAAGGTAACCTACCTGTTTGTGGTGTTGATGATAGGTGTCCTCGTCAGCGGCTGTATAAGTCAACCAACTCCAGAAACCATAACTCAAACGATGACGACCACAGCTACCGAGACCATTACCAAAGCGCCCGAATACTATCCGCTTATGATAAAAGACTTCGCTGATAGAGAGGTTAAAATTGAGAAGGAACCCCAGAAAATAGTATCGCTCGCACCAAGCATAACTGAGACGCTCTACTTCCTTGGTGCCCTCGATAGGGTCATCGGCGTTACGCAGTTTGATGACTATCCTCCAAATGTTCAGGATGGGAGGACAATTATAGGCGGCTTCAGCGATCCCAACATTGAGGTCATAGCCTCACTCCAGCCTGACCTCATCATAGGAACATCCATGCACCTTAAGTACCTCGAGCAGCTTGAAAAAATAGCCCCCGTCATAATCGTCGACCCCAAGAATATCGATGAGATATACTCTCAGATAATGCTTCTTGGAAAGGTCCTCAACAAGGAAAAGGAAGCTGAAGGAGTTGTTAACTATATGAAGGCCGAAGTTGAGGACGTTAAGTTCAAGGTTGAGGGCAAGGAAAAGCCGAAGGTCTTCTTCATAAGCTGGTGGAACCCAATTTACACACCGGGAAGTGGCACCTTTCAGGGTGACCTGATAGAGATTGCAGGCGGTGAGAACATCTTTAATGATTTGAATGGCTGGGCTCAGGTTAACCTCGAGAGTGTGCTCGCGAGGGATCCCGATGTGATAATTCTCTCCGCTCACGCGGGCGTTACTCCCGAGGAAATATGCAAGAGCGAGCTGGCAAAGACGAGCGCGGTTAAAGAGGGAAGGATATACGTGGTGAGCGACGACAACGCCATCTCAAGGCCCGGGCCGAGGATAGTTGAAGGTCTCGAGGAGCTTACCCTGTTTATCCACCCCGAGGCCTTTGGATACAGCTTCCAGCCTGTGGCGTGCGAGGCCACCGGCTGAGCAATTTCCCTTTTTGAACCTTTGAGCTTTATCTTTTATTTTCATGGGGGAATGAGGATGGGAAAAGCCTTAATGATTCAGGGAACGTCTTCAGGGGCTGGAAAGTCTTTATTAGCCCTCGCATTATGCAGAATCTTCTCAAACCTCGGATATGATGTTGTGACTTTTAAGAGCCAAAACATGAGTCTAAATTCCGCTCCAAGCATAGAGGGTGGAGAAATTAGCCGAGCACAGTATCTACAGGCTTTGGCATGTAAAAAGAAGCCCTCCGTGAAGTTCAACCCTATCCTTCTCAAGCCGGAGGGGGGCATGAGGAGCCAAGTTGTGTTTATGGGAAAGCCTATAGGAAGTGTTTCCGCTAAGGAATATATGCTCTCCAAGAAGGAGGAGCTCTTTTCAAAAGCCATGAAAGTCTTGGATGAGCTGCTGGAGAAGCACGACATCGTTGTAATCGAAGGTGCTGGCTCTCCGGTAGAGATCAACCTCAAAGATTACGACATTGCTAACATGCGTGTTGCCAAGCACGCCAAGGCTAAGGTCATTTTAGTCACGGACATAGACAGGGGAGGAAGTTTTGCCTCAATAGTAGGGACTATGGAGCTCTTAAGCGAGGAGGAGCGAAAACTCGTAATGGGTTTCATTTTCAACAAGTTCCGCGGTGATGCCTCTCTCCTTAAGCCCGGCTTAGACTATTTGGAGCAAAGGTACGGGAAGAAAGTTTTAGGGGTAATTCCTTATACGGAGCATAAAATTCCAGAAGAAGATTCTCTAACAGAGTTCCCGAAGGTTAAGGGTGAGCTACACATTCAAATTGTCAAGCTCCCACACATAAGCAACTTTACAGACTTTGAGCCCCTCCACTGGGCGAACGGGATTGATTACGTGAGCAACGCTGAAGAAATTAAGGGCGATGTTATAATCGTTCCAGGGAGCAAAAATACTGTTGAAGACTTGCTCTGGATGAGAGAAAATGGAATTGAAGACGCTATACTTGAGGCACACAAAGATGGAGCTTTTGTTATAGGTGTCTGTGGCGGCTTCCAGATGCTCGGGAAAAAGATAATCGACGAGGTCGAGTCTAAGAGAGGCAAAATCAATGGGGTTGGGCTCTTAGAGACTAAAACCTTCTTTGCCAGAACCAAAAGAACTAACCACCTAAAAGCACAAATTCTGTGGAAACCTCTTGGAGGCATGGTCGTTGAGGGCTATGAGATTAGGATGGGACGCTCTACCTCGGAAAGGCATTTTTCGGTAATCCACGAAATCAACGGGAGGCCAACTTTTGAGTATGATGGAGCCATCGGCGAGAGAGCTTTTGGGACTTATCTGCACGGCATCTTCCATAACTTCGACTTTACGGAAAGGTTTTTGAACATGCTCAGGGCTGAGAAAGGTCTTGAACCCATAAGTGTAGGCAGATGGAGCCTTGAAGAAGAAATCGAGAGGTTTGCTAAAATAGTGGAGAAGAGCATCGACGTGGATTACATTTTGGGCAAGCTTGGACTATAAAAACTTAGACCTCAACAACTTGGCAATCCTATTTGCAAGTTCGAGCTCTTCAGGAGTATTCACATTTAAAGCTAAGAGTGGATTGGTTAGCTCAAAGAACTCTTCTCCCTCCTCGGCAACGGCGTTTAGGCCTACTATAGCATAGCCGCGATAAACAGCAGGTTTCAGGCCTTTAGGAACCCTTGAGAGCGGTAAAACCCCTGTGAGGCTTAGCTTTCTCCTCTCGAGCTCTTTCATCATTAAAGCAAGGTCAGAGGCTCTAACGAAGGGTATATCGCTTGCAACGCTCACGAAGGTGCCCAACTCGCGCAAAAGCCACTGGACGTCGTGCACATATCCGTTGCCGGGTGTTTCTATGAAATGTATACCCTCCCTGAGGCACAGCTCTTTAGTCTTTGGCGTGTTCTTCGAGAGTGCAATAAGGGTTTCACCGACCTTTGAGGCCTGTTCATATACCCAGAGGAGCATCTCTCTACCTGCTATTTTCAATACCGGCTTCTCTTTACCCATGCGTGTTGATTTCCCACCTGCGAGAATGATTATCATAGATACCACCAAATGAAAGCCAAAGTCAAAAGCGTTCCAGCTCTTGTTATCTCAGCTGTTGCTCCAATGCAGTCGCCGTTAATCCCTCCAAAATTATCCAGGCTGAGCTTTATGGTGTAAGCTCCAATTAAAAGCCCCAAAACCGAGAAGATGCTTTTTGGACTGTAAACTACAGCGGGAAGGAGGAGAGTCAAATAGAGCACACTCCCGGCGAGGAGCTGCTTTTTATTCATGGCTTTCATGAAGTAAGAGCCAAGGCCTTCTCCAAGGGGCTTTTTCGTGGCTAAAGTGAGGAGCATTGCATACTTGGAATTGAGCTCTGCTAAAAAGATGGCGTAGAACGGGAGGAGCTGAAGAGAATAAATCTGGAGGAAGAGAATCATTACAACGGCAAAAACTCCCGCTATGCCGGTGTTTAAGTCTTTCATTGCCTTAATCTTCCTTTCGCGGTCGCCTTTGGTCATTACCCCATCGGCAAAATCAGCTAGACCATCAAGGTGGAGCAAGCCAATGGTAAAATACAGGAGCAGAAGGGCGAGCACATTTTTTAGAGGGACGTCAAAATACAGGATTAAGGCGGGTAAGGCTGATGTTATGGGTGCCAGCAGGGGAAAGGCCCACATTTCATGTCGTGCCTTTTCAAAATCCCCTTTGAGTGGAATCCTTGTCATGAATGGAATGAGGTTTTTCATATTTTCACCTCGGCTAATTAATCCAACGTTAAAAACGCTTAAAAAGACTACCTCCAAACTGCCAACTATGAAAAAGGAACACTATAGGATGTTGCTTGTGCTTGTTTTAATCCTGACTGTTTTGTATACTCTCGGCTTAGTCGGTGTGCTTCCCTTTGTTGTCAGCTATTATATCACCATTTTCTTCGTATTCCTGTTCCTCTTCCTCCGATGGCAGAAGAGGCTCAAATAGCCTTGTCATGCATCCAGCTATAAACCCCCCAACGGCATCGTCCAAAAACGGCGGCAGCTCTCTCAAAATCCCCGGCTTTTTGGTGTCATAGTAGAAGAAGTTGAAGAGCGCCATCTTCCCACCAATGTACTCGGCTATGTCAATTCCTATGAGCTCATCCGCCACGAGGTTTACGGGATCTCCTTCAACTTTAAAGTTCTCCTCTAAGAGTAGAGCGGCTTTTAGAAGGGCTTGGACGTTGATGTCGTTTAGATAGTGGAGTATAATCTCTCTAAGCTGTCCTCTAACTTTTTCCGCATCATTTCCAATGTAAAGTTCCAAAGCGGTATCGAGCATTCTCTCAAGGGTTATGCCTTTAGCTTCGAGTTCCTCAATCATCTTCTCACCAGCCTGAGCTTCAACCACCAATATCTCTCGCTCTCTTCAATTTTCAATGGCTCCAGATTAAAGCTTGCCTTAAAGAGAGGGGCGCTGAGCGTTACAGTGTGGAACTCCCCAAATTCTCCGATGGGGTCTATCTCCGGGTTCGCTTCTAAGAAGAGTTCCAAATCTCCGAGAGAAGAGAATGTGTAGCCGAGCCACTCTTTTGAAAGCTTTTCCTTATTTACAGAGATTATTGCGTACTCAAAGCCAGCATTGAGCATCTCTTTAGCCAGCTCAAGCGTGTTCCTTCCCCAGAGAGGTTCTAAAGCCTCAACCTCTGCTCTTTCGGCAAGCCATTTTATCCACTTAAAGTGGTCTTCGAGGAGGACATCCCCGGCTATGATGTAATCAACATCGAGAGAGCTTATGAATTCCGCTAAAGCCTCGCTTCCTTTCCCCATGTCAAAGATGAGAAGCTCTTTTCCC from Palaeococcus pacificus DY20341 includes:
- a CDS encoding ABC transporter substrate-binding protein; its protein translation is MRKVTYLFVVLMIGVLVSGCISQPTPETITQTMTTTATETITKAPEYYPLMIKDFADREVKIEKEPQKIVSLAPSITETLYFLGALDRVIGVTQFDDYPPNVQDGRTIIGGFSDPNIEVIASLQPDLIIGTSMHLKYLEQLEKIAPVIIVDPKNIDEIYSQIMLLGKVLNKEKEAEGVVNYMKAEVEDVKFKVEGKEKPKVFFISWWNPIYTPGSGTFQGDLIEIAGGENIFNDLNGWAQVNLESVLARDPDVIILSAHAGVTPEEICKSELAKTSAVKEGRIYVVSDDNAISRPGPRIVEGLEELTLFIHPEAFGYSFQPVACEATG
- a CDS encoding adenosylcobinamide amidohydrolase; amino-acid sequence: MHYIHSFDEEMLALSNAPHNGGLFKAKGFFFMHVHKNYDGDYKKDCLEFERKNGLNNFVGFMTAAEIPKVLSAAKIGSVEAYVTAGITNPAIAGEEPPKFVSRTINIALVINEGLTVGALANAIMTATEAKTYTLLKLGYEATGTTSDGIGVFANEGEIEWAGTATKLGINIGKAVRKALKESLRKWEASL
- the cobS gene encoding adenosylcobinamide-GDP ribazoletransferase; protein product: MKNLIPFMTRIPLKGDFEKARHEMWAFPLLAPITSALPALILYFDVPLKNVLALLLLYFTIGLLHLDGLADFADGVMTKGDRERKIKAMKDLNTGIAGVFAVVMILFLQIYSLQLLPFYAIFLAELNSKYAMLLTLATKKPLGEGLGSYFMKAMNKKQLLAGSVLYLTLLLPAVVYSPKSIFSVLGLLIGAYTIKLSLDNFGGINGDCIGATAEITRAGTLLTLAFIWWYL
- a CDS encoding 50S ribosomal protein L35ae, whose amino-acid sequence is MKGIILNYARGKHNQRNHHMLIEIEGVKSREEASRFIGRKVIWKSKTGKKIMGKIVKPHGEKGVVRARFDIGLPGQALGDEVLIR
- the cobB gene encoding NAD-dependent protein deacetylase, translated to MIEEAAKLIAHSRFLIAFTGAGISAESGIPTFRGNGGLWENYKVEEVATPEAFKRNPKLVWEFYKMRMRKMRKAKPNKAHIALAELENKGILKGVITQNIDDLHREAGSKNVIELHGNIYRVKCTSCDYKENLKESGRLDEFLDEDELPKCPKCGSLLRPDVVWFGEPLPETALNNAFNLARRVDICLVIGTSGQVFPAAYIPYIVKDNKGSIIEINPHESGITPIADIFLRGRAGEVMEELLRKIWECLDKC
- the cobT gene encoding nicotinate mononucleotide-dependent phosphoribosyltransferase CobT is translated as MMLVVLGNTEVSTIPGISVAGATPELTKLTPPADAEYLFHEKPKIIDVIPVTPEGHPTPAIITKAAKELADFPIIIVRGGTYLAPLVPYVHISDVVGRDFRKEKALPEAREIIEKARLFGEQLNKLGLKEVVIGESTPGGTTTAQAILWALGYEAKTSSAAPNNPQNLKAQVIEEGFKRAGINKGDLANEPLSALEEFGDPMMATVIGISQEFKGEVVLAGGTQMLSISALLKALGEDLGRFMIATTKWVANDESSTFKETAKGIGIAYYYAELDFSRSRFKGLQDYERGYVKEGVGAGGAVWLAVKKGFTVEDVAKKVDELYERLMEL
- a CDS encoding cobyric acid synthase; protein product: MGKALMIQGTSSGAGKSLLALALCRIFSNLGYDVVTFKSQNMSLNSAPSIEGGEISRAQYLQALACKKKPSVKFNPILLKPEGGMRSQVVFMGKPIGSVSAKEYMLSKKEELFSKAMKVLDELLEKHDIVVIEGAGSPVEINLKDYDIANMRVAKHAKAKVILVTDIDRGGSFASIVGTMELLSEEERKLVMGFIFNKFRGDASLLKPGLDYLEQRYGKKVLGVIPYTEHKIPEEDSLTEFPKVKGELHIQIVKLPHISNFTDFEPLHWANGIDYVSNAEEIKGDVIIVPGSKNTVEDLLWMRENGIEDAILEAHKDGAFVIGVCGGFQMLGKKIIDEVESKRGKINGVGLLETKTFFARTKRTNHLKAQILWKPLGGMVVEGYEIRMGRSTSERHFSVIHEINGRPTFEYDGAIGERAFGTYLHGIFHNFDFTERFLNMLRAEKGLEPISVGRWSLEEEIERFAKIVEKSIDVDYILGKLGL
- a CDS encoding NTP transferase domain-containing protein, yielding MIIILAGGKSTRMGKEKPVLKIAGREMLLWVYEQASKVGETLIALSKNTPKTKELCLREGIHFIETPGNGYVHDVQWLLRELGTFVSVASDIPFVRASDLALMMKELERRKLSLTGVLPLSRVPKGLKPAVYRGYAIVGLNAVAEEGEEFFELTNPLLALNVNTPEELELANRIAKLLRSKFL
- a CDS encoding DUF3783 domain-containing protein, with product MILLIGFDKGEVKALRDTLNEYRIYEIPEYCRDWVLQEIVEKAEKLEGSGNWHVRKFFLMHGLKDTQVREALEKVKALKMGRIIFATTTPTSLTWTLEDLMRELIKEDEHFRELEKRKASRVYLDLNIGKD
- the cobZ gene encoding alpha-ribazole phosphatase CobZ; this encodes MIEELEAKGITLERMLDTALELYIGNDAEKVRGQLREIILHYLNDINVQALLKAALLLEENFKVEGDPVNLVADELIGIDIAEYIGGKMALFNFFYYDTKKPGILRELPPFLDDAVGGFIAGCMTRLFEPLLPSEEEEQEYEENGDIIADNKGKHTD
- a CDS encoding ASCH domain-containing protein, which encodes MRKVQIRKFMLIDSAYKSKILKGKKTTTIRFGKYEAKPGNEIYIVVRPSDTAIAKAKIKGITRKKVGELTNEDAKKDGFSDVRELMRALNKIYGELHKDDEVSIIEFELIKPLEGIPLKLLKGLNYKEPDEVAKLYVESGVSASRDVDLIVKHIYENGLKSALKRYGPMRVKKAVLDAYHKLYAEGII
- a CDS encoding tRNA (guanine(10)-N(2))-dimethyltransferase, which gives rise to MEFKEVREGKAKILVPKAERIYDAPVFYNPVMAFNRDLSVLALRVLEPKEALDALSATGVRGIRYALETPVREVWMNDINPEAFNLIVENIKLNFDGALEVKEKKAILEGDKRLISTNKDANLLMDEAFRYFDFVDLDPFGSPMPFLDASLRAVKRKGFLGITATDTGVLCGAYKNACLRKYNARPLRGELCHETGLRILIGAVARYIGKYDLGFRVLFAYYKDHYFRVFLKLEDGAKKGDETVEKLGYVYFDQKTGKFEVENAFLPSRKGAYGPLWLGELKDEKFVEALYNEAQKAELAKKRKVLECLERVRGELDVPLFYELSMVAKRNKLEVRKPDLIVEALEERGFLASRTHISPTGIKTNAGLSDVVDVLRSLQ
- a CDS encoding PAB0415 family putative ATP pyrophosphatase, whose protein sequence is MRGIAFFSGGKDGLYAAYLAEKQGIKIPSLLALKTTIGVSPHYENLSELKKLVDAMGKELLIFDMGKGSEALAEFISSLDVDYIIAGDVLLEDHFKWIKWLAERAEVEALEPLWGRNTLELAKEMLNAGFEYAIISVNKEKLSKEWLGYTFSSLGDLELFLEANPEIDPIGEFGEFHTVTLSAPLFKASFNLEPLKIEESERYWWLKLRLVRR
- a CDS encoding TIGR02253 family HAD-type hydrolase, translated to MIKVVLFDLDDTLVDTTKLAERARRNAVENMVKHGLPVDFETAYNELLDLINEYGSNFSRHFDYLLRRLDLSYNPKWVAAGVIGYHNTKFTQLKDVKNAKKALIKLSSMGLRLGIVTDGDPIKQWEKILRLELEDFFEHVIISDFEGVKKPHPKIYQKALKLFGVEPEEAVMVGDRLYSDIYGAKNVGMHTVWFRYGKRKNSDLDYREYADFEIHDLLELPKLLEGLRNEESSNKEVHAHR